A region from the Aegilops tauschii subsp. strangulata cultivar AL8/78 chromosome 5, Aet v6.0, whole genome shotgun sequence genome encodes:
- the LOC109745725 gene encoding 3beta,22alpha-dihydroxysteroid 3-dehydrogenase: protein MDAGALQLAAAAVAIVVAALVCRWFLVACAVGVRKQRPRLPPGSTGLPLIGETLRLISAYKTPDPEPFIDERVARHGGVFTTHIFGERTVFSADPAFNRLLLAAEGRAVSCSYPSSITTLLGARSLLLTRGTAHKRLHSLTLTRLGRPASQPLLAHIERLVLATMRQWEPTATVRLLDEAKKITFNLTVKQLVSIEPGPWTESLRREYVKLIDGFFSIPFPFASFLPFTTYGQALKSRKKVAGALREVIRKRMEERGEEKGVKEEMDGKREKKDMVEELLEAEGGSFSEEEMVDFCLSLLVAGYETTSVLMTVAVKFLTETPAALAQLKEEHENMTKMKGENQLLEWVDYKSMTFTQCVINETLRVANIIGGVFRRANTDIHFKGYTIPKGCKIFASFRAVHLNNEHYENARTFDPWRWQSNNKLQNEVGANLFTPFGGGPRLCPGYELARVVISVFLHHLVMRFSWEAAEEDRLVFFPTTRTLKGYPINLRRRPESV, encoded by the exons ATGGACGCCGGCGCGCTccagctcgccgccgccgccgttgccatCGTCGTCGCCGCGTTGGTATGCAGATGGTTCCTTGTGGCGTGCGCGGTCGGGGTCCGGAAGCAGAGGCCGCGGCTCCCGCCGGGCAGCACGGGGCTGCCCCTGATCGGCGAGACGCTGCGGCTGATCTCCGCGTACAAGACGCCCGACCCGGAGCCCTTCATTGACGAGCGCGTGGCGCGGCACGGGGGCGTgttcaccacccacatcttcgGCGAGCGCACCGTGTTCTCCGCCGACCCGGCCTTCAaccgcctcctcctcgccgccgaggGCCGCGCCGTGAGCTGCAGCTACCCTTCCTCCATCACCACGCTCCTCGGCGCGCGCTCCCTGCTCCTCACGCGGGGCACCGCCCACAAGCGCCTCCACTCGCTCACCCTCACCCGCCTCGGGCGCCCCGCCTCGCAGCCCCTGCTCGCGCACATCGAGCGCCTCGTGCTCGCCACCATGCGCCAGTGGGAGCCCACCGCCACCGTGCGTCTCCTCGACGAGGCAAAGAAGATCACCTTCAACCTCACCGTCAAGCAGCTCGTCAGCATCGAGCCCGGGCCCTGGACCGAGAGCCTCCGCCGCGAATACGTCAAGCTCATCGACGGCTTCTTCTCCATCCCCTTCCCTTTCGCCTCATTCCTCCCCTTCACCACCTACGGCCAGGCCCTCAAG TCGAGGAAGAAGGTGGCCGGAGCGTTGAGGGAGGTGATAAGGAAGAGGATggaggagagaggagaggagaaaggagtgaaggaggagatggacgggaagagggagaagaaggacaTGGTGGAGGAGCTTCTTGAGGCGGAGGGTGGGAGCTTCTCGGAGGAGGAGATGGTGGACTTCTGCCTGTCCCTGCTTGTTGCTGGGTACGAGACCACCTCCGTCCTCATGACGGTGGCCGTCAAGTTCCTCACAGAGACGCCGGCGGCGCTGGCACAGCTCAAG GAAGAGCATGAAAATATGACAAAGATGAAAGGTGAAAATCAACTCCTAGAGTGGGTCGATTACAAGTCAATGACCTTCACCCAATGT GTGATAAATGAGACACTTCGTGTGGCTAACATAATCGGTGGGGTATTTAGGCGAGCAAACACTGATATTCATTTTAAAG GTTACACTATCCCGAAGGGCTGCAAAATATTTGCTTCGTTCCGAGCTGTGCACCTCAACAATGAACACTATGAGAATGCCCGGACGTTTGACCCATGGAGATGGCAG AGCAACAACAAACTTCAGAACGAGGTAGGGGCCAACTTATTTACTCCCTTTGGCGGTGGACCTCGGTTGTGCCCTGGCTACGAGCTCGCTCGGGTTGTCATCTCTGTTTTCCTCCATCATCTTGTAATGCGCTTTAG CTGGGAAGCGGCCGAGGAAGATAGGCTCGTCTTCTTTCCCACCACTCGAACCCTCAAAGGATATCCGATCAATCTCAGGCGGCGACCGGAGTCTGTTTGA